In the Thauera sedimentorum genome, one interval contains:
- the hisC gene encoding histidinol-phosphate transaminase, whose amino-acid sequence MSAASQAPDYIRAISPYQPGKPISELAREMGIPEASIVKLASNENPLGMGPRAREAALAALSGIERYPDGNGFALKGALSRRLGVAPEQVVLGNGSNDVLELAARAFLAPGRSAVFSQYAFAVYPLAINAVGARGIQVAAKDYGHDLDAMAAAIGPDTRIVFVANPNNPTGTFMHGPELEAFLQRVPQDVLVVLDEAYTEYLNAEQRYDSIAWLPRFPNLLVSRTFSKAYGLAGLRVGYGIAHPDVADLMNRVRQPFNVSSVALAAAEAALGDEEFLAQSARVNERGMAQITEALAELGLEWIPSAGNFVTFRVGEAAAVNASLLRQGVIVRPIASYGMPEWLRVSIGLPEENARFIAALKQALG is encoded by the coding sequence ATGAGTGCAGCCAGTCAGGCGCCCGACTACATCCGCGCCATCTCGCCCTACCAGCCCGGAAAGCCGATTTCCGAGCTTGCCCGCGAGATGGGCATCCCGGAAGCGAGCATCGTCAAGCTCGCTTCCAACGAGAATCCGCTGGGCATGGGGCCGCGCGCTCGCGAGGCGGCGCTGGCGGCACTGTCCGGCATCGAGCGTTATCCGGACGGCAACGGCTTCGCCCTGAAGGGAGCCTTGTCCCGGCGGCTGGGGGTTGCGCCGGAGCAGGTGGTGCTGGGCAATGGCTCGAACGACGTGCTGGAACTCGCGGCACGCGCCTTCCTCGCGCCGGGGCGTTCGGCGGTGTTCTCGCAGTACGCCTTTGCCGTGTATCCGCTGGCGATCAACGCGGTCGGCGCCCGGGGCATCCAGGTGGCGGCAAAGGACTACGGGCACGACCTCGACGCCATGGCCGCGGCCATCGGGCCGGACACGCGCATCGTCTTCGTCGCAAACCCGAACAACCCGACCGGCACCTTCATGCACGGGCCGGAACTCGAAGCCTTCCTGCAGCGGGTGCCGCAAGACGTGCTGGTGGTGCTGGACGAGGCCTATACCGAGTACCTCAACGCCGAGCAACGCTACGACAGCATCGCCTGGCTGCCGCGCTTCCCCAACCTGCTGGTCTCGCGCACCTTCTCCAAGGCCTACGGGCTGGCCGGCCTGCGGGTCGGCTACGGCATCGCCCACCCCGATGTGGCCGACCTGATGAACCGCGTACGCCAGCCCTTCAACGTCTCCAGCGTGGCGCTCGCCGCAGCCGAGGCGGCGCTGGGTGACGAGGAGTTCCTTGCGCAGAGCGCGCGGGTGAACGAGCGCGGCATGGCGCAGATCACCGAGGCGCTGGCCGAACTCGGGCTGGAGTGGATTCCTTCCGCCGGCAACTTCGTCACCTTCAGGGTGGGCGAGGCGGCGGCGGTCAACGCCAGCCTGCTGCGCCAGGGCGTGATCGTGCGTCCGATCGCCAGCTACGGCATGCCGGAATGGCTGCGGGTGTCGATCGGCCTGCCGGAAGAGAACGCCCGCTTCATCGCCGCGCTGAAGCAGGCCCTGGGCTGA